In the genome of Streptococcus mitis, one region contains:
- a CDS encoding DNA-binding protein, which yields MLKRIRDLREDDDLTQEYVAKTILNCTRSAYSKMESGTRLISIDDLIKLADFYNVSLDYLVGRVDNKEDHYSKKY from the coding sequence ATGTTGAAAAGGATTAGAGATTTACGCGAGGATGATGATTTGACACAAGAATATGTTGCAAAAACAATCTTAAATTGTACAAGATCAGCGTATTCTAAAATGGAATCAGGTACCAGGTTAATCTCTATAGATGACCTTATCAAACTTGCAGATTTTTATAATGTAAGTTTAGATTACCTTGTAGGTCGAGTGGATAATAAAGAAGACCATTACTCCAAAAAGTATTAG
- a CDS encoding DNA-binding protein — MNIKYISVENSIAEWADKKGILKRWDGLNQYTLNRWIKEMRENRTFSMYVINPTHKLVFINLEGFESFLRWKQKRTK; from the coding sequence ATGAATATAAAATATATATCTGTCGAAAATTCCATTGCAGAATGGGCCGATAAAAAAGGAATTCTAAAAAGATGGGATGGTTTAAATCAATATACATTGAACAGATGGATTAAAGAAATGCGAGAAAATAGAACATTTTCCATGTATGTAATTAACCCAACCCATAAACTTGTTTTCATTAATCTAGAAGGATTTGAAAGTTTCTTAAGATGGAAGCAAAAGCGGACAAAATAA
- a CDS encoding integrase, whose product MYYVTKTNSKGQPLYQVVEKYKDPLTGKWKSVTVSYTRNTSRARKQAEREVLDKIDRLTTSFESQFSPELITTFGELKENWFQTWCVSVKPQTIQRELLVMKRLGKIIGDDFLLDRITPLLMKKSLNKYLEIYDASPSTMTHIKSTCNKIFNHGVLYNVIKFSPMTAVKLDISLEKRRKAKERHDSKFLEIHELHAFFDVLSQCRNANYYDLAIVLLLTGIRISEAAFLPSDIDFEKGILHIDKALQYHCLKVEQFHFDTTKTLNSIREVALPEAASEAIKRTIQRNKEFDAYMEKHPCPAFTHSESVFRTEYGSPITSSTFRQILKRIEGKLLTNCLSDYGFKWVKHVTPHSFRHMHISYLQSNEMHIAVKDIMTRVGHANFETTMGYTHNINRSQENTVKALNQFVENHNFHFEELKSYTCKYSRMIEKFIETSDNSNKVELSVDEFKDLLHLSPRYSPKNIVSNLLLKIKKDIVKYHPQFDIKIVKSSENQIRGFSIAW is encoded by the coding sequence ATGTATTATGTAACTAAAACAAATTCAAAAGGGCAACCCTTATATCAAGTGGTTGAAAAGTACAAAGATCCACTAACAGGAAAGTGGAAATCAGTAACTGTAAGTTACACTAGGAATACTAGTAGGGCGAGGAAACAAGCTGAAAGAGAGGTTCTTGATAAGATAGATAGACTAACTACTTCATTTGAAAGTCAGTTTAGCCCTGAACTGATTACAACATTTGGAGAGTTAAAAGAAAATTGGTTTCAGACTTGGTGTGTCTCTGTTAAACCACAAACAATTCAGAGAGAACTACTGGTGATGAAGCGTCTTGGGAAAATTATAGGAGATGATTTTTTATTAGACAGGATTACTCCACTTCTGATGAAAAAAAGTCTCAATAAATATTTAGAAATATATGATGCATCACCTTCAACAATGACTCATATAAAAAGTACTTGTAATAAGATTTTTAATCATGGTGTGTTATATAATGTCATTAAGTTCTCTCCTATGACTGCGGTAAAACTAGATATTTCACTAGAGAAAAGGCGTAAAGCAAAAGAAAGACATGATTCTAAATTTCTAGAAATCCATGAATTACACGCATTTTTTGATGTATTAAGCCAATGCAGAAATGCAAACTATTATGATCTTGCTATAGTATTGTTGCTTACAGGTATTCGAATTAGTGAAGCTGCTTTTTTACCATCAGATATTGATTTTGAAAAAGGAATCTTGCATATTGATAAGGCACTTCAATATCATTGTTTAAAAGTTGAACAATTTCACTTTGATACAACTAAAACACTCAATTCAATTAGAGAAGTAGCTTTGCCTGAAGCTGCAAGCGAAGCTATTAAAAGGACAATACAGAGAAATAAAGAGTTTGATGCTTATATGGAGAAACATCCCTGTCCTGCTTTTACACATTCTGAAAGTGTATTTAGAACAGAATACGGCTCTCCAATAACATCAAGCACTTTTCGTCAAATTTTGAAACGAATAGAAGGAAAATTATTGACAAATTGTTTAAGTGACTATGGTTTTAAGTGGGTAAAACATGTTACTCCCCATTCGTTTAGGCATATGCATATTAGTTACCTTCAAAGTAATGAGATGCACATAGCAGTGAAAGATATTATGACTAGAGTAGGACACGCTAACTTTGAGACAACAATGGGCTATACACATAATATAAATCGTTCACAAGAAAATACTGTAAAAGCCTTAAATCAATTTGTAGAAAATCACAATTTCCATTTTGAAGAATTGAAAAGTTATACCTGTAAATATTCCAGAATGATTGAAAAATTCATTGAAACTAGTGATAATAGCAATAAAGTAGAATTAAGTGTTGATGAGTTCAAAGACTTGTTACATCTTAGTCCACGTTACTCACCTAAAAATATTGTTTCAAATTTACTATTAAAAATCAAAAAAGATATTGTCAAATACCATCCACAGTTTGATATAAAGATTGTGAAATCAAGTGAGAATCAAATCAGAGGTTTTTCCATTGCATGGTAG
- the rbgA gene encoding ribosome biogenesis GTPase YlqF (essential GTPase; functions in ribosome assembly; binds a unique part of the 23S rRNA; interacts with ribosomal protein L25(Ctc)), translating into MATIQWFPGHMSKARRQVQENLKFVDFVTILVDARLPLSSQNPMLTKIVGDKPKLLILNKADLADPAMTKEWRQYFESQGIQTLAINSKEQVTVKVVTDAAKKLMADKIARQKERGIKIETLRTMIIGIPNAGKSTLMNRLAGKKIAVVGNKPGVTKGQQWLKTNKDLEILDTPGILWPKFEDETVALKLALTGAIKDQLLPMDEVTIFGLNYFKEHYPEKLAERFKQMKIEEEAPVIIMDMTRALGFRDDYDRFYSLFVKEVRDGKLGNYTLDTLEDLDGDD; encoded by the coding sequence ATGGCTACTATTCAATGGTTTCCTGGTCACATGTCTAAAGCGCGTCGACAGGTGCAGGAGAATTTAAAATTTGTTGATTTTGTGACGATTTTGGTGGATGCACGCTTACCTTTGTCTAGTCAAAATCCTATGTTGACCAAGATTGTTGGTGATAAACCAAAACTCTTGATTTTAAACAAGGCCGACTTGGCCGATCCAGCAATGACCAAGGAATGGCGTCAGTATTTTGAATCACAAGGAATCCAGACGTTGGCTATCAACTCCAAAGAGCAAGTGACTGTAAAAGTCGTAACAGATGCTGCTAAAAAGCTCATGGCTGATAAGATTGCTCGCCAGAAAGAACGTGGGATTAAGATTGAAACCTTGCGAACCATGATTATCGGGATTCCAAATGCTGGTAAATCAACTCTCATGAACCGTTTAGCTGGTAAGAAAATTGCCGTTGTCGGCAATAAACCAGGGGTTACCAAGGGACAACAATGGCTCAAAACAAATAAAGACCTGGAAATCTTGGATACACCGGGGATTCTTTGGCCTAAGTTTGAGGATGAAACTGTTGCGCTTAAGTTGGCCTTGACTGGAGCTATTAAAGACCAGTTGCTTCCTATGGATGAGGTAACTATTTTTGGTCTCAATTATTTCAAAGAACATTATCCAGAAAAGCTGGCTGAACGCTTTAAACAAATGAAAATTGAAGAAGAAGCTCCTGTTATTATTATGGATATGACCCGCGCCCTCGGTTTCAGAGACGACTATGACCGTTTCTACAGTCTCTTCGTGAAGGAAGTCCGTGATGGTAAACTCGGTAACTATACCTTAGATACATTGGAAGACCTAGATGGCGACGATTAA